In Aciduliprofundum sp. MAR08-339, a single window of DNA contains:
- a CDS encoding DUF89 domain-containing protein: MRPQPECLACIFRRAVFEANLVDSEKAMPLVKSLLNLLCEEFDENKPSIKVWTKVHKRVNEVLGTDDPYGDLKKRANEIAMQLFPRALEYYENSEDKLRAAELLAIIGNVLDFGVGINSPEEFEDVFNRLIEEGIGYDNTDELRKYLKGHVVYITDNCGEIVFDKILIREIRKYVDKITLLVRGKPILSDATREDAITVGLDKEVDEIRDTGMFAVGVDMDRASDELKNLLYSADLIIAKGMGNYEALSESDLKPIAYLLRTKCEPVARDIGVPKGTNVVKVKV; the protein is encoded by the coding sequence ATGCGACCTCAGCCGGAATGCCTCGCCTGTATATTTCGCCGTGCAGTTTTTGAGGCAAATCTCGTGGATTCAGAGAAGGCCATGCCACTTGTCAAGTCTCTCCTAAATCTCCTATGCGAGGAATTTGATGAGAACAAGCCATCCATCAAGGTTTGGACCAAGGTGCATAAAAGGGTAAACGAAGTTCTCGGCACGGATGATCCCTATGGGGACCTGAAAAAAAGGGCAAATGAAATTGCCATGCAGCTTTTTCCCAGGGCCCTTGAATATTATGAAAACTCGGAGGATAAATTGAGAGCCGCAGAACTTCTGGCCATAATAGGCAATGTGCTTGATTTTGGAGTTGGTATAAACTCCCCGGAGGAATTCGAGGATGTGTTTAACAGATTAATTGAGGAAGGAATAGGATACGATAATACCGATGAACTTCGCAAATATCTTAAGGGACATGTGGTTTACATCACTGATAATTGTGGAGAAATTGTGTTTGACAAGATCCTCATAAGGGAGATAAGAAAATATGTGGATAAAATTACCCTCCTCGTTCGTGGCAAACCAATTCTATCGGATGCCACAAGGGAGGATGCCATTACCGTTGGATTGGATAAGGAAGTGGATGAAATCCGTGATACTGGGATGTTCGCTGTGGGTGTCGATATGGATCGAGCCTCAGACGAATTGAAGAATCTACTTTATTCTGCAGATTTGATAATAGCCAAGGGTATGGGAAATTATGAAGCTTTGAGCGAGAGCGATTTGAAGCCAATTGCATATTTGCTCCGCACAAAATGCGAACCGGTGGCGAGGGATATCGGTGTGCCCAAAGGGACGAATGTGGTAAAGGTTAAAGTGTGA
- the argF gene encoding ornithine carbamoyltransferase produces the protein MKKDLISIVDIKDELEEIIDLAIEMKRRHRMVEVYEPLKDKSMAMIFEKPSTRTRVSFEVAMTQLGGHALYLSPRDMQLGRGETIADTAKVLSRYVDAIVYRAYKHEMMLELAENASVPVINALDDLEHPCQIVADLMTIKEKKGGFRGLKLAYVGDGNNVAHSLMLGAAIVGMDFYIACPEGYEPHKEIVGEARKIANETGARIVVTHDPVEAVKDADVVYTDVWVSMGDEAEKEIRLKVFRPYQVNEDLVKHAKSNYIFMHCLPAHRGYEVTDEVIDSRNSVVFDEAENRLHAQKAILVRLIKP, from the coding sequence ATGAAGAAGGATCTGATTTCAATAGTTGACATAAAAGATGAACTGGAAGAGATAATAGACCTGGCCATAGAAATGAAGCGTCGTCACAGGATGGTTGAAGTTTATGAACCTTTGAAGGACAAGAGTATGGCCATGATTTTTGAAAAGCCATCAACAAGGACAAGGGTATCCTTCGAGGTTGCCATGACCCAGCTTGGAGGTCATGCGCTGTACCTCTCTCCCCGCGATATGCAATTGGGGCGTGGGGAGACGATTGCGGATACAGCTAAGGTACTTTCAAGGTATGTGGATGCAATAGTTTATCGCGCTTACAAGCACGAGATGATGCTGGAACTTGCTGAGAATGCAAGCGTGCCTGTGATAAACGCCCTGGATGATCTTGAACATCCCTGTCAGATTGTTGCCGATTTGATGACTATCAAAGAGAAGAAGGGAGGATTTAGGGGTTTGAAGCTTGCCTATGTTGGTGATGGCAACAATGTGGCCCACTCTCTAATGCTGGGTGCTGCCATAGTGGGCATGGATTTCTACATTGCCTGTCCTGAGGGATACGAGCCCCATAAGGAAATTGTTGGAGAGGCAAGGAAAATAGCCAACGAGACTGGAGCAAGGATTGTGGTCACCCATGATCCAGTTGAGGCCGTTAAAGATGCCGATGTTGTTTACACAGATGTGTGGGTGAGCATGGGAGATGAGGCGGAGAAGGAGATTCGTCTTAAGGTGTTTAGGCCCTATCAGGTGAATGAAGATCTCGTGAAGCATGCAAAGAGCAACTACATATTCATGCACTGCCTACCTGCACATCGCGGATATGAGGTTACCGATGAAGTCATTGATTCCCGCAACAGCGTGGTATTTGACGAGGCAGAGAACAGACTGCACGCTCAGAAGGCAATTCTCGTACGTCTCATCAAACCATAA
- a CDS encoding isocitrate/isopropylmalate dehydrogenase family protein encodes MSYKIAVLPGDGVGKEVIEAAMIVLDEIALDAEYLYGDIGWEFWRREGNPLPDRTVELLKQTDCALFGAITSKPKEEAQKELAPELQGKGLQYYSPIVKLRQMFDLYANVRPAKAYKGNPLNYREGINITVFRENTEGLYSGVEYYPVPEEIENAFKTHPRYQKFIGVDKAISLRIISRKGAERIIRAAFEFAKENNLKNVTVAEKPNVLRETSGLFVRVAREIHKEYPEIEMWETNIDAQAMWLIKNPEKYDVIVTSNLFGDVLSDLASQLVGGLGFAASGNIGDNYAVFEPVHGSAPKYAGLYKVNPIATIRAVRMMLDYLGEKEKAARLERAIEIVVEEGKVRTYDMGGNASTLDMAREIAKKYAEQ; translated from the coding sequence ATGAGTTACAAAATTGCCGTTTTGCCCGGAGATGGTGTTGGAAAGGAAGTTATTGAGGCGGCGATGATAGTGCTTGATGAAATAGCTCTGGATGCAGAGTATCTATACGGAGACATAGGCTGGGAGTTCTGGCGCAGGGAGGGAAATCCACTGCCTGATAGAACCGTGGAGCTTTTAAAGCAGACTGACTGCGCATTGTTTGGAGCGATAACCTCAAAACCCAAAGAGGAGGCGCAAAAAGAACTGGCACCTGAGTTGCAGGGCAAGGGATTGCAGTACTACAGCCCCATTGTGAAACTGAGGCAGATGTTTGACCTCTACGCCAATGTGCGTCCTGCAAAGGCGTACAAGGGCAATCCTCTCAATTACAGAGAAGGGATAAATATTACCGTATTCAGGGAAAACACCGAGGGGCTTTACAGCGGCGTGGAGTACTATCCCGTGCCTGAAGAGATTGAAAATGCATTCAAGACGCATCCCCGCTACCAGAAGTTCATCGGCGTGGATAAGGCGATATCCCTTCGCATAATCTCAAGAAAGGGAGCGGAGAGAATAATAAGAGCGGCATTTGAGTTTGCAAAGGAGAACAATCTGAAAAATGTCACCGTGGCTGAGAAGCCGAATGTGCTGCGTGAGACCAGCGGGCTGTTTGTGAGAGTGGCAAGGGAAATACATAAAGAGTATCCTGAAATTGAAATGTGGGAAACTAACATAGATGCGCAGGCCATGTGGCTCATAAAGAATCCAGAGAAGTACGATGTAATCGTGACCTCAAATCTATTCGGAGATGTTCTCTCCGATCTGGCATCTCAGCTCGTAGGGGGCTTAGGATTCGCTGCATCCGGCAACATAGGAGACAATTATGCAGTGTTTGAGCCTGTGCACGGCTCAGCGCCTAAATACGCGGGTCTTTACAAGGTGAATCCCATTGCCACGATTCGAGCAGTGCGAATGATGCTGGATTATCTCGGAGAGAAAGAAAAAGCCGCCCGGCTGGAAAGAGCGATTGAAATTGTGGTTGAAGAAGGAAAGGTAAGGACATACGATATGGGTGGAAATGCATCTACCCTAGATATGGCAAGGGAGATAGCAAAGAAGTACGCAGAACAGTAA
- a CDS encoding glycyl-radical enzyme activating protein translates to MKSVEGIIFDIKRYAIHDGPGIRTTVFMKGCPLRCIWCHNPESQKKDFEIMYFEYKCIHCHTCQMVCPERVIYFDENEVQHFDRGKCTYCGICTDNCPTGALEFVGRIITVDELMMEIEKDLTIFDSSGGGVTFSGGEPLMQPVFLRESLKRLKEMHVHTALDTSGYASRDIIESIMDYVDVFLYDIKLYQDEEHIKYTSVSNKIIKENLKFLAESGKNVVLRFPVIPTITDREENVDAWIEFIKNLRSIKEIDLLPYHDVAEKFKRLGRKYEMDVHNSPSQETMEKIKEKFEEIGLFVKIGG, encoded by the coding sequence ATGAAGAGCGTTGAGGGAATAATCTTTGATATTAAGAGATACGCCATTCATGATGGTCCAGGAATAAGAACAACGGTATTTATGAAGGGATGCCCGCTGAGATGCATATGGTGTCACAATCCTGAGAGTCAGAAAAAAGATTTTGAGATCATGTACTTTGAATACAAATGTATCCATTGTCATACCTGTCAGATGGTTTGCCCTGAAAGGGTCATATATTTTGATGAGAATGAGGTGCAACATTTTGACAGGGGAAAATGCACATACTGTGGCATATGTACTGATAACTGCCCCACCGGAGCACTTGAGTTTGTGGGAAGAATAATTACGGTTGATGAATTGATGATGGAAATTGAAAAGGATCTCACCATATTTGATTCATCAGGTGGAGGGGTGACATTTTCTGGAGGGGAACCCCTTATGCAGCCCGTATTCTTAAGAGAATCGCTTAAAAGGTTGAAGGAGATGCATGTGCATACCGCTTTAGATACCTCAGGGTATGCCTCCAGAGATATAATAGAATCCATAATGGATTATGTTGATGTTTTTCTCTACGATATCAAATTGTATCAGGATGAAGAGCACATAAAGTATACGAGCGTATCAAATAAAATAATAAAGGAAAACCTCAAATTCTTAGCCGAATCTGGAAAGAATGTAGTTCTCAGGTTTCCCGTAATTCCAACAATCACCGACAGGGAGGAGAATGTAGATGCCTGGATTGAGTTCATAAAGAATCTTCGAAGTATAAAGGAAATAGATCTTTTACCGTATCACGATGTTGCTGAAAAATTCAAAAGGCTTGGGAGGAAATATGAAATGGATGTCCATAATTCTCCTTCCCAAGAAACCATGGAGAAAATAAAAGAAAAATTTGAGGAAATTGGTTTATTTGTGAAGATAGGGGGATGA
- a CDS encoding creatininase family protein, with translation MKRLYWDEYTYPEIEELLKSEPVIILPIGSVEAHGYHLPLNTDMIQPLWLAEEIAKRMNAIILPPIHYGWTKGLSSFPGTISVGFETLKNLVLDILKEVVKHGGRKIIVLSGHASTNHMAALRLACEEMAGNGVKIMLLSDYYIAYQYRGKLVPEDDGHAGVLETSRVMAIRPELVKENYKFEKMPVGKYMVTPDYREFVPYATFSNPQGASKELGEKLNNIILEELLKIIKENFEV, from the coding sequence GTGAAGAGGCTGTACTGGGATGAATACACATATCCAGAAATTGAGGAATTGCTCAAATCTGAACCTGTGATAATACTTCCAATTGGAAGTGTGGAGGCCCATGGATACCATCTTCCCCTAAACACGGATATGATTCAGCCCCTCTGGCTTGCAGAGGAGATTGCAAAAAGAATGAACGCCATAATTCTTCCACCCATTCACTACGGCTGGACTAAGGGACTGAGCTCATTTCCGGGAACAATTTCAGTAGGGTTTGAAACGCTCAAAAACCTGGTCCTTGATATACTGAAGGAGGTTGTAAAACACGGTGGTAGAAAAATCATCGTGCTCTCTGGGCATGCGAGCACAAATCATATGGCCGCACTGAGACTTGCATGTGAGGAAATGGCAGGAAATGGAGTGAAGATCATGCTCCTATCAGATTATTACATAGCCTACCAGTACCGCGGAAAATTAGTTCCTGAGGACGATGGCCACGCGGGTGTATTAGAAACCTCGCGTGTTATGGCAATTCGCCCAGAGTTGGTCAAGGAGAATTACAAATTTGAAAAAATGCCCGTGGGCAAATACATGGTCACTCCCGATTACAGGGAGTTTGTGCCATACGCAACATTCAGCAACCCGCAAGGTGCAAGCAAAGAACTTGGAGAGAAACTCAACAATATCATTCTGGAAGAACTCTTAAAAATAATAAAAGAGAATTTTGAGGTTTAA
- a CDS encoding GNAT family N-acetyltransferase, with protein sequence MEGFVVRDFRLEDYDAVINIWRETSLYSEERGDDLNTIQRTIAHGGKLLVLEKAGEVLGTSWLTTDGRRLFIQYFAIRPDYQGFGLSHLLMRASLDYARRLGLQVKLEVHRNNKVARALYEGYGFKPLGDYDVYILRDPASLGNGKH encoded by the coding sequence ATGGAAGGCTTTGTGGTACGGGATTTCAGACTTGAGGATTACGATGCGGTCATAAATATATGGCGTGAAACAAGCCTCTACAGTGAGGAGCGGGGAGATGACCTAAACACCATACAAAGAACCATAGCTCATGGTGGAAAGTTGCTTGTTTTGGAGAAAGCGGGTGAGGTTCTGGGCACCTCTTGGCTTACCACCGATGGAAGGAGGTTATTCATTCAGTACTTTGCCATCCGCCCGGATTATCAGGGTTTTGGGCTTTCCCATCTTCTTATGAGGGCCTCCCTTGACTATGCAAGGCGGCTGGGTTTGCAGGTTAAACTTGAGGTTCACAGGAACAATAAAGTGGCGAGGGCGCTTTACGAGGGATACGGATTCAAACCTTTGGGGGATTACGATGTTTACATTCTCCGTGATCCCGCTTCACTCGGAAATGGAAAACATTAA
- a CDS encoding CopG family ribbon-helix-helix protein encodes MIIAARVPDELKVKIEDLAEREGKTVSEIMRQLLEDYVREKEEEWHRVRVCIRIPRNLLNQVDLFVEKGYALDREHVISESVSLWLRVKKMEYRRNWKEELINALDESSLI; translated from the coding sequence ATGATTATAGCAGCCAGAGTACCCGACGAACTTAAGGTCAAGATCGAGGACCTTGCGGAGAGGGAAGGAAAGACGGTATCTGAGATTATGCGCCAGTTGCTGGAAGATTACGTGAGGGAAAAGGAGGAGGAGTGGCATAGAGTGCGTGTGTGCATTCGCATACCGAGAAATCTCCTAAATCAGGTGGACCTGTTTGTGGAGAAGGGCTATGCCCTGGATAGGGAGCATGTGATAAGCGAGTCCGTATCCCTATGGCTTAGAGTAAAGAAGATGGAGTATCGCAGAAATTGGAAAGAGGAATTAATAAACGCACTGGACGAATCATCACTAATTTAG
- a CDS encoding transglutaminase-like domain-containing protein, producing MNDLSFLVVPLPVEVKKEITLGNYEGAEKIIREIEKRDIHPILKLRLEYELERMRRMRKDYPWNRGDALKILGEKIKEFREEELDEWISEGIVDRAYVEGEERFYERFVENLFFLNPKIARRGIIKDDASKYARMIIDEAMGRILNGDLRKYKIVGGIKVKVKRKGNYRVWLPFPKENFQIERVRLIKTSHPKYYLAENDAAQRTIYLEGYEKEFFVEFEYTISEVKGGIEGYANIDKNKNEKLPHVVFTPYIRDLVWKIVDGCKDDYEKALKIYEWITKNTNYTYVREYCMYDNIGEYVATSLRGDCGMFALLFITLCRAVGIPAKWQSGWFITPKFASPHDWAQVYVNNTWLPVDASFGNFRRHGRKRNKFYFGNLDAFRMIANDDFMVEFTPEKNFWRSDPVDNQRGEIENKRRNIYFDEFTTEIFVKEFRRI from the coding sequence ATGAATGACCTATCCTTTTTGGTGGTACCCCTGCCAGTGGAGGTGAAAAAGGAAATTACCCTTGGTAATTATGAAGGTGCTGAGAAGATAATAAGAGAAATCGAAAAAAGGGATATTCATCCCATCTTAAAACTCCGCCTAGAATATGAACTGGAGAGAATGAGAAGAATGAGAAAGGATTATCCATGGAATAGGGGGGATGCCCTGAAGATTTTGGGTGAGAAAATTAAAGAGTTCCGGGAGGAGGAGCTGGATGAATGGATAAGCGAGGGGATTGTGGATAGAGCGTATGTGGAGGGTGAAGAGAGGTTCTATGAAAGATTCGTGGAGAACCTGTTTTTCTTAAATCCCAAAATTGCCAGAAGAGGAATTATAAAGGATGATGCAAGTAAATATGCAAGGATGATAATAGATGAAGCTATGGGAAGAATTTTGAATGGGGATTTGAGAAAATACAAGATTGTTGGTGGTATAAAGGTCAAGGTAAAAAGAAAAGGAAATTACAGGGTATGGCTCCCATTTCCCAAGGAGAATTTTCAAATAGAGAGGGTGAGATTGATCAAGACATCCCATCCAAAATATTATTTGGCGGAAAATGATGCAGCCCAGAGAACCATATACCTTGAAGGATATGAAAAAGAGTTCTTTGTGGAGTTTGAATATACAATTTCTGAAGTGAAAGGGGGAATTGAAGGATATGCCAATATTGATAAGAATAAAAATGAAAAATTGCCACATGTGGTATTTACCCCGTACATAAGGGATCTTGTATGGAAAATAGTGGATGGGTGCAAGGATGATTATGAGAAGGCACTGAAAATATATGAGTGGATTACCAAAAACACCAACTACACCTATGTAAGAGAGTACTGTATGTATGATAACATAGGTGAATATGTGGCCACATCTCTGCGTGGAGATTGTGGTATGTTTGCCCTTCTTTTTATCACCCTGTGCAGAGCGGTAGGAATCCCGGCAAAATGGCAGAGTGGATGGTTTATAACTCCAAAATTCGCAAGTCCCCATGATTGGGCTCAGGTATATGTGAATAATACCTGGCTTCCTGTGGATGCATCCTTTGGCAATTTCAGGAGACATGGTAGAAAGAGAAACAAATTCTACTTTGGAAATTTAGATGCATTTCGTATGATTGCCAACGATGATTTTATGGTTGAGTTCACACCTGAAAAGAACTTCTGGAGATCTGATCCTGTGGATAATCAGAGGGGAGAGATAGAGAACAAAAGAAGGAACATTTACTTTGATGAGTTCACCACGGAGATTTTCGTTAAGGAGTTCAGAAGGATATGA